From Tiliqua scincoides isolate rTilSci1 chromosome 2, rTilSci1.hap2, whole genome shotgun sequence, the proteins below share one genomic window:
- the TBC1D16 gene encoding TBC1 domain family member 16 isoform X3, translating into MIHSTSSSSSLDPNSQFQENNGQVQNSRWDEQQKVFALEQICGVFRVDLGQMRSLRLFFSDEACTSGQLVVASRESQYKIFHFHHGGLDKLSEVFQQWKYCTETHLKDQQLTDVKTCMQFSIRRPKLPSSETHPEENAYKRLDVSAWLNHLNEAGQVEEEYKLRKAIFFGGIDVCIRGEVWPFLLRYYSYESTSEEREMLRVQKRGEYFEIQQKRLSMTPDEQKAFWRNVQFTVDKDVVRTDRSNQFFRGENNPNVETMRQILLNYAVYNPDIGYSQGMSDLVAPILAEVLDESDTFWCFVGLMQNTIFISSPRDEDMEKQLMYLRELLRLMHVRFYHHLVSLGEDGLQMLFCHRWILLCFKREFPDAEALRIWEACWAHYQTDYFHLFICVAIVVIYGDDVIEQQLATDQMLLHFGNLAMHMNGELILRKARSLLYQFRLLPRIPCSLHDLCKLCGTGMWDSGYIPAVECTGNHPDSESCPYGGMVDEPSPRPGNDGRKGLKTREVFAFRK; encoded by the exons ATGATCCACTCAACAAGCTCGAGTTCAAGCCTTGATCCCAACTCCCAGTTCCAGGAGAATAATGGGCAAGTACAGAACTCCAGATGGGATGAGCAGCAGAAGGTGTTTGCCTTGGAACAGATCTGTGGGGTCTTCAGAGTTGACCTGGGACAAATGAGGTCTCTCCGTCTCTTTTTCAG TGACGAGGCATGCACAAGCGGGCAGCTGGTTGTTGCTAGCAGGGAGAGTCAATACAAAATCTTCCACTTTCACCATGGTGGCCTGGATAAACTTTCTGAAGTGTTTCAGCAATGGAAGTACTGCACAGAGACCCATCTCAAAGATCAG CAGCTCACTGATGTGAAGACCTGCATGCAGTTCTCCATCCGCCGGCCCAAGCTGCCTTCCTCAGAGACTCACCCAGAGGAGAACGCTTACAAGCGCTTGGATGTCTCTGCATGGCTCAATCACCTGAATGAAGCTGGACAAGTGGAGGAAGAGTACAAGCTGAGAAAG GCTATTTTCTTTGGTGGGATCGATGTCTGCATCCGTGGTGAGGTCTGGCCCTTCTTGTTGCGCTATTATAGCTATGAATCCACTTCAgaggagagggagatgctgcgAGTGCAGAAGAGAGGAGAATACTTTGAGATACAGCAGAAAAG ACTCTCCATGACACCAGATGAGCAGAAGGCATTCTGGAGGAATGTGCAGTTCACAGTTGACAAAGATGTGGTGAGGACTGACCGTAGTAACCAGTTCTTCCGAGGAGAAAACAACCCCAATGTGGAAACTATGAG ACAAATCTTGCTGAACTATGCTGTGTACAATCCAGACATTGGCTACTCCCAGGGGATGTCTGATCTTGTTGCCCCCATCCTTGCTGAGGTCCTGGATGAATCGGATACTTTCTGGTGCTTTGTGGGTCTGATGCAGAACACTATCTTTATTAGCTCTCCTCGTGATGAGGATATGGAGAAGCAACTG ATGTACCTGCGTGAACTGCTGCGGCTGATGCACGTACGCTTCTACCACCACCTGGTCTCCCTTGGGGAGGATGGTCTACAGATGCTTTTCTGTCACCGATGGATCCTCCTCTGCTTTAAGCGCGAGTTCCCAGATGCAGAGGCTCTTCGTATATGGGAAGCCTGCTGGGCTCACTATCAG ACCGACTATTTCCATCTCTTTATCTGTGTGGCCATTGTGGTGATCTATGGAGATGATGTCATCGAACAACAGCTGGCAACTGACCAGATGCTGCTACACTTTGGGAACCTGGCTATGCACATGAATGGAGAGCTCATACTCAGGAAG GCTAGAAGTTTGCTGTATCAGTTCCGCCTGCTGCCCCGAATCCCCTGCAGTCTGCATGATCTGTGTAAACTGTGTGGAACTGGCATGTGGGACAGTGGCTACATCCCCGCTGTGGAGTGTACTGGAAACCATCCAGACTCAGAGAGCTGCCCTTATGGGGGCATGGTGGATGAACCATCCCCCAGGCCAGGAAACGACGGCAGAAAGGGACTAAAAACACGAGAGGTCTTTGCCTTCCGGAAATGA